The Muntiacus reevesi chromosome 5, mMunRee1.1, whole genome shotgun sequence genome segment CCTCACTAAGCCCTGGAATCCATAGCCCTCCCTCATCCTCCCTGGGGCCACAGAGCCCCATCTCTGCCTTCCACTGCTCCATGCTTCATCCAGTAGATCTAATATGTACACTTTCCCTGTCTCTGATATGTATGGTACACACATGACCCACTGCTTGCTCCTGAGTGTAGCCAAGATGGACCTACAGGTCTCAGTGATAAATCCAGATCTCAGGAGAGAGAACTCTAGTTTCAACTCTAGTTTCTTCAGCTACAGCCGGGAGGTGAGGTTAACCTGCTAGAAAGAGAGGGCGTGGCCTTCCCTCTTGCCTGCACTGCTGGGGGCTGGGCCTTAAGCTTCTCGAATAGCGGCTTAAGTATGATGAGGCAATGTGTGCCAGACACACTGGAAGTCCAGGGATTCATTTGATGCATCATCTTGGCGTGatgatcttttcaaatattttggagaaaattaTATCACTCTTACTAAAATGAACCCAGTTATGTTATGGAGTAGAACATCGGAGTgacctggattttaaaaagtaagtcatGTGACTTCAAGGAAATTACTTCTTGTGGGGGCTTTGGGGTGTGTCCCCAGGCCCCCAGTGTACAGGTTCACTGTTTTCAGTGTTCAGAATAGGGTGTTGAGAGTGAGAGTGGGAGGCCCTGATGAGGAATTGGGAATTCAAGTGTCCTTGCTCACGGGGCCTCAAGACAGTCAGTTGATTGGGGAATGTGCCCACGTGCGACGGGCATTGGATGGTCACAAATTAAAACCAGCAGAGCTGTGAGCATACCGTTGCCGAGCAGTTTGGTGCCTTGCTCATGGTGAAGTGGATGAGAAAGCAGACGGGTGCATTAGAAAGCACCCAGCTGGCCACCATAGAATAAGAGTGTAGTAAAACCCGAACATCAGCAACTGCTGGATCTGTTGGGTGCTGTTGAGGTTTTCTAGAGTTTCGGCTGTTAAAACCTCTGTTTCTGAAATTCCTGCTGGAAAAATAGCCTTGTTATTGAAAGTGTAACAGTCTGGTGTTTAATCCTCTCACCCCCTTGTCCCTGAAACAGTAGTTCTTCTATCCATTTTTGATGACTCGGGCTTTCTTAAGAATGAAACTGCCTTGTCACAGCAAAGCAGTCTGGCTGTCCAACAGCACGGGTTCAGGTCTTTCACTTCCTGCCTTAGGGCCCTGCCCTGGCCTCAGGCTGAGGAAGCCAGTGCTCTGCTTGTAGTTCATTAGGTCCTCCGGTCTTGCGGTGCAGGCAGAGCCACTAGTGAGTTTAGTCCTTTAGGgaaatggggtggggtggggtgaggtgtaCCATTCCTGGAGCTAGAGGTGCCTTAGGGAGGTCTGGCCCCGCCTCCCAGACATCCCTACCATCCCAGCATGTGGACATCCGTGCCCCACCCCATGTTTTCACACTCTGGGAGTTTGTTCTTTTGTGGGGCTGCTCTTTGCACTGTCAGGCAGAACCATCAGAAGCAGCACAGAATATGGCGAATAAGGAACTAAGGTCACTCTGTTTTCCTGGTGACAGACCTGTGGGCATTTAGGAATAATTACCATGTTCTCTCCATTCTTTTCTTCAAGCAGAACCTCTCCACTCTCTTCACTTCTTCCTTGTGTAACGTGGTTCTGGCTGTACCATCTGGCACCACTGAGTGATTTTGATGTGAAATTAAAAGCACTGTTTTCATCCGGTACCTAGAGTCAAGCCCATCCTCCCAAGCTGCCCAGCCAGTGTGAATGtagcattttctcttttctttggccACCAAGTCCAGGTCAACTTGGCCTGACTAATTGCACGGACCATGAAGCAAGACAGTGTGGGGATTTGAGGGCAGTCCACCCCCACTCTTGTGGGGGGTTGCTGACTGTAAGCCAGCTCTCCCCAAGGGTCACCTTCGGGGTGAGGGGCCCATCTAAGcagtgcagccatcaccactttAGCCTGTCCGTGCTGAGAGGCTAGAAGGTATGGGTCCGGAGCTGTCCATTGCTGGCTCTCTGGTTTCTTCATCACTCACCTTGAGCGGGTGGAGCCAGCCTGTTTCTACGGTATCCCTGTTGGCAGGTTACCCCAAAGGCCACCCTGAAGCAGAGAGCTTTGAGGCCGATCTGAAGCACCTGAAGGAGAAGGTGGCTGCGGGAGCCGACTTCATCATCACCCAGCTGTTCTTTGAGGCTGACACGTTCTTCCACTTTTTGAAGGCTTGCTCCGAGATAGGCATTACCTGCCCCATCCTCCCTGGCATCTTCCCTATTCAGGTGAGGGTCCCAGGAGTGCTAATGGACTCCCACCACCGCCCCTGCTCATGCTAGCACTTCCCCCTTAGCTAGGGCCCTGGGGTGAAGTGCCAAGTTCAGGCTCAAGTTCTTTCTGATTCTCATTAGATTTTTATTAGACAGATGCTCAGTCTTTGCAAAGTGCTGTCTTGCCAGCTACTTCAGACCCCTGATGTCTTCTCAAATAGCAGTAGTCCCTGTTGGAGGAGCTTGCCAATAAGTGTCACTGAAAGGGGTTATTACTCTCATTATAAATTTTGGTTAATGGTTTCCAAACTTCACTGTCATCAGAATCATTTAATGAGCTTTTTCAAAGGCTAGATTTCCAGACCCCGTACCTTGAAGTTCTGGTTCAGTAGATCTGAGGTGGGGCCTGGGAATCTGTCCATTATTTCTTAAATGTGGTGGACGATTCTGGTGATTGGTGAGGCTTGGGAACCACTGGCTTAGATGACCACCGTGCTATCAATAGATACATGTAGGGGCCAAAGGGCTGCCTCAGGCCTGTGGCTGAGATGCTATGAAGTATgaaagggttagtcgctcagtcatgtctgcctctttgtgaccccatgaactgtagcccgtccagctcctctatccatggcattctccaggcaagaatactggagtgggttgccatttccttctccaggggatcttcccaaccccaggatcgaatctgggtctccctcatcgcaggcagactctttaccatctgagccaccagggaagcgcaagGGATGTTGTAGACAGCTGCCCTAATCTGCAGAGTAGAAAAAGCTGGAGTAGGCAAGGGTGCTTGCGCTGCATGGCCTGACTGGCCTGCATGGCCTGACTGGCCTGGGTCACCCTGCGCACTACAGGGGCCAGGAGACCCAGTGGGGGGATGAGTATGTGGGGTGAGAGACGGGCTGGGAGATAGCACCTGCAGCCCCCCATGTCTTGGGCAGGGCTACCACTCCCTCCGGCAGCTGGTGAAGCTATCCAAACTGGAGGTGCCACAGCAGATCAAGGACGTGATCGAGCCCATCAAAGACAATGATGCTGCCATCCGCAACTACGGCATCGAGCAGGCCGTGAGCCTGTGCCAGGAGCTGCTGGCCAGCGGCTTGGTGCCAGGCCTCCACTTCTACACCCTCAACCGTGAGGTGGCCACCATTGAGGTGCTGAAGCGCCTGGGGCTTTGGATCGAGGACCCCAGGTGAGGCCAGAGGCCCCGAATTCAGGCCCGGGAGCCCCAGAGTCGAGTCGGGTGGGTCAGGAAGTCAGAAGTCACAGAATGTGTGCACCCTAGCTGTGCCAGCCGCCACGGGGCACAGAGGGTTGTGCAGTGTCTAGTGTCAGAGCTCCAGTCTCAGCCGGAACTGCCTGTCCAGCTTGATGTTTGAGTTCAATGGAAGAACGTGGGCTCAgtgctgcctccctccctccctctgtccagTCCTTGACCCTCTCTGTCTACGTTCTCACACAGGCGTCCCCTGCCCTGGGCCCTCAGTGCCCACCCCAAGCGCCGGGAGGAGGATGTCCGGCCCATCTTCTGGGCCTCAAGACCAAAGAGTTACATTTACCGCACGCAGGAGTGGGACGAGTTCCCCAACGGCCGCTGGTGAGTGGGTTTATCTGGATGAGGAGGGAGACTGAGTGTGGAGGAGCCTTTCGGACAGAATTCACAGGAATGGACCAACCCCGGGGCATGTGGAGGCCATTGTCCTTCTggagcccaaggtcaggggtgcgACTTGACTTAGGGCACCTCCTCTGCCAGGGGCAACTCCTCCTCTCCGGCCTTTGGGGAGCTGAAGGACTACTACCTCTTCTACCTAAAGAGCAAGTCCCCAAAGGAAGAGCTGCTGAAGATGTGGGGGGCGGAGCTGACCAGTGAGGAAAGCGTCTTCCAAGTCTTTGCCCACTATCTCTCGGGAGAGCCCAACCAGAATGGCTACAAAGTGAGTGCGGCTGGGGTGGGATCCCCGGGTACTGCCCCTCATCCTGTGGGCCAGACGCGCTATCCTGAGCCTTGTCGCCGTGTCTGGATGTGGCACCTCAGCCAAGGGAGGAGGTGAGTCAGGGGGTCCCCATGCAGGGTGCCTGGAAGGGGCTTGCAGAGGCAGAGACAGGCTAGGTCTCTGATGGGGACTGTAACAGGGAGGGACTGAGGGTGCCAGGTGGGGTTGTTGCCCCAGCCGGGTCACCCTCCTCAGGTGACTTGCCTGCCCTGGAATGATGAGCCCCTGGCGGCCGAGACCAGCCTGATGAAGGAGGAGCTGCTGAGAGTGAACCGGCGGGGCATCCTCACCATCAACTCCCAGCCCAACATCAACGGGAAGCCGTCCTCTGACCCCATCGTGGGCTGGGGCCCCAGTGGGGGCTATGTCTTCCAGAAGGTGTGGCAGGGACCCACAGGGCTACCCACcccttgacctgcatgcaggggTTCTCCAGGGCTGAGGACACAGCAGCCTTCCTCTCGGAGACTTTTTATGCTGAACAGCAGTGAATCAAAGTGGACGGGAGCTCAGACTCCGAGTTGGACAGACCTGGGTAGAATGGTCACTTGgctgctctgagcctcagctttcccttctataaaatggggatacgTCAAGTGTTCTGGGAATGAAACACAACAAAGCacataaagtgcttagcacatggGAAATGTCTCTTAACTGGGAGCTGTTATTACTGTTCCTTGTggatccctttctccaggggctgcTAGAGTCAAAATTACATTCTAAACTAAAGCCTGAAGGCTTGGGGTAGAAAGACTTGCATTTGAATACCAGCTCTGCTGTGTATAGTCAGTCTAGACAAACTCCTTAGCTTTCCTGAActtaagtttcctcatctgtaaaatggagctaacAGCCCCCACCTTGCAGTTTTATGAGTATTACAGCAAGTGAATTTAAATAAACCCAGCTTCAGAGTTTCCTGgcgtccagtgactaagactccacacttccaaggcAGGTGGGTGGGTTAGATCCCTcagtcagggacctaagatcccacatgccgtatgGTGTGGCCAaagtttaaacaaataaataaataaacccagctAATTCCTGATGGCCAGGTGGTTCTGGAGAAGCCCTCCACCCAGCAGACAGGGGATAGGAGACAGGCCTCTCTTGCCAAACTGGGCCCGCTGTACAGCTTCTGAAATGGTTTCTCCTTGGACGCTTTCTCCACTGGATGGAAGGGTGCCAGATGGCCCTCAGACCCGTCAAGACCAAGAAATTGCACGTACCTGCTCCCCTCCCTGTCATTCATGTATTTGCTAACTCCAGCTAGTGGCCACTGTTCGTCCCGACACCTTAAGTGTCCTGCCACACATGTCCTCATGGGTGCCTCCCCGGCACGGTCAGCAGGACCAAGCGCCCAGTGTTTCAGAGCACAGAGCTCGCTCAGCAGCGCCCATGGAAGGTGTCCAGTGAGGCCTGCAGGTTACGTGACAGTGCCTGTCTCCTTCCCGCAGGCCTACTTAGAGTTCTTCACTTCCCGAGAGACGGTGGAGGCGCTTCTGCAGGTACTGAAGAAGTATGAGCTCCGGGTGAATTACCACATCGTGGATGTGAAGGTAGGCCAGCCTTGGGTCAAAGGGCACCCGGCAGGGCCAGAGCACCACATTTACTCTGTCATTCAGCAGTCACAGAGCGCCCAACTGGGCCAGACATTATGCCAAGTGGATTAGAAAACAGAGCCAGGCCTCACCCTCCTAGAGCTCCCAGCCTAGCGAGGAGGCCATCAGTGGATAATTATGAATGGGTGCAGGCGGCTGCACTTTGTAACAGTGAACTTCAGCAGAGGAAGCTGGAGATGTGGGAGGGATGTCTAACTTGAGAGGTCAGAGGAGGTAATGGGAGGGATCCTGTGTAACCTGAATCTTTAAGAACGAGGAGCAGAAGGCAATCCTGAGAAAAGGCTGAGGGTGTGCAAAGGCCTCACTGCTGAATGGGGTCAGAGGGAGGCCCAGGTCCTCAGGGGGCTCAATTGTCCTGCTTGGCATTTGAGGTTTCCTTTATAGGCAAGAGGTAGCCTTGGCCCTATGTTTGATTGGGGGCAGGTCCCAGTGGACACCTATGTGGATAACAGGGTTGGGCAGACAAGAGTCCCCAGGCCTCATGGTCTAAGTAGCAAAGAGAGGCCTGGCAAGGTGAGACATGAGAGGAAGTGAGCAGAACCACTGAAAGAGGAGCTGATTGGTGCTTCGGGCGGAGGACAGAAAAGGCCAGGATGACTTCTCTGACTTTCAGGCTTGTGGCTGGTCACAGAGCTGCAGAGCTGGGGGGGCGGAGAGGGGAATGGGGGTGCGTGCTCCAAGTGAGAGGACTGCAGCTGTCTGCACCCCAAGTCTGGTCCTACCCACCCCCCAAGGGTGAAAACATCACCAACGCCCCTGAGCTGCAGCCAATGCGGTCACCTGGGGCATCTTCCCTGGCCGAGAGATCATCCAGCCCACAGTGGTGGACCCGGTCAGCTTCATGTTCTGGAAGGTAAGGGG includes the following:
- the MTHFR gene encoding LOW QUALITY PROTEIN: methylenetetrahydrofolate reductase (NADPH) (The sequence of the model RefSeq protein was modified relative to this genomic sequence to represent the inferred CDS: inserted 1 base in 1 codon) is translated as MDRPKPKVFPAGHCCPSLGMRASEAGSRRFSVPPSISRNSAMVNEPRGNGGPGPRLEGSSSGSESSKDSSRCSTPGLDPERCERLREKMKRRMDSGDKWFSLEFFPPRTAQGAVNLISRFDRMGAGGPLFVDVTWHPAGDPGSDKETSSMVIASTAVNYCGLETILHMTCCHQSREEITGHLHKAKQLGLKNILALRGDPIGDQWEEEEGGFNYATDLVKHIRNEFGDYFDVCVAGYPKGHPEAESFEADLKHLKEKVAAGADFIITQLFFEADTFFHFLKACSEIGITCPILPGIFPIQGYHSLRQLVKLSKLEVPQQIKDVIEPIKDNDAAIRNYGIEQAVSLCQELLASGLVPGLHFYTLNREVATIEVLKRLGLWIEDPRRPLPWALSAHPKRREEDVRPIFWASRPKSYIYRTQEWDEFPNGRWGNSSSPAFGELKDYYLFYLKSKSPKEELLKMWGAELTSEESVFQVFAHYLSGEPNQNGYKVTCLPWNDEPLAAETSLMKEELLRVNRRGILTINSQPNINGKPSSDPIVGWGPSGGYVFQKAYLEFFTSRETVEALLQVLKKYELRVNYHIVDVKGENITNAPELQPXAVTWGIFPGREIIQPTVVDPVSFMFWKDEAFALWIEQWGKLYEEESPSRMIIQYIHDNYFLVNLVDNEFPLDNCLWQVVEDTFELLSRPPQDERKTEAP